The Mugil cephalus isolate CIBA_MC_2020 chromosome 8, CIBA_Mcephalus_1.1, whole genome shotgun sequence genome segment GATGAAGGCCGTCTCAGCGggggtgaggaagaggaggctgctTCCTTGTCCTCCGATTCGAGCCGTCCGTCCAACACGGTGGACGTATTCTGCTACAGCCGTGGGTGGAGTGTACTGTAAACCGACcaatgaggggaggaggagcatCAGAGGCAGTGGGAGTGTCACTGAAGCCTgacctctgattggctgctcatATTTACCTGAATAATCCAGGTGACCTGAGGAAGGTCCAACCCTCTGGACGCCACATCCTGGGACAAACAAGACACGTTCTTTACAGGAActacagagacactgtcccctacagagacactgtcccCTACAGAGACGTTACTGACCGTACAGAGACACTGTCCCctacagagacactgtcccCTACAGAGACGTTACTGACCGTACAGAGACACTGTCCCctacagagacactgtcccCTACAGAGACGTTACTGACCGTACAGAGCAGGACTCCAGACTGAGACACTGAAAACTGTTGAAAGACGTCGGTTCGCTCCTggtggtgaaaacaaacacacctcaACAATGAGCGATGACGATggggacgaggacgaggaggacggcAGCGGGACGATGTCCTTACCTCCTGTTTCATGTTGCCGTGGAGACGCAGGAAGTTGATGGGCGGCTTCCCAGAGAGGACGGCGACGAAGAGCGAGTGGAGGAAGTGGACGGCTTCACAGCTGGACATGAACACGATGATCTTATTGTTCTGGGAAAACTGAGACGGTTTCACCATtaaatgaagtcattttaaACACGTGTGTTCAGAGCTGTTACACGATTAAACCTTTAATCAGATTCATCAGATTCATCAGATTAAAgctccttcatgtttaatctctattgattcgtttcattgttgatgatcaaaCAGGAACAAGAGAATAAATCTCCTGCAGCTGagaacagatggatggatgatggatgatgttGCTTTTTGGGGCAAATACTGTGATTAAtcaagattaattaattacttaattaattacttaattaattaCAGACAGGTTTTGTTCACCTTGCATTTGTCCAGGATGAACGCAGCCAGACACACTAGTCTGATTTTACTGGGAACCACCACCACGAACTGCTGCAAGGCCTCGGGCACAGCGaagctctctgattggctggcgTGGCCGGGGTCACAGGTCACCGTGGTGATGtcagagggggcggggccagagACATGGATGCTGACAGGTTCATTCAGAGACACGTCTGCTAACCGCGTCACACCTGCACACACCGAAGAAAGGTTAGACTGTCcctcacagagacactgtccccCAGAGAGACACTGTCCCCCGCAGAGACACTGTTCcccacagagacactgtccctcacagagacactgtcctccagagagacaCTGTGCTCTGAGAGACACTGCCCCCAGAGAGACACTGTCCCCCACAGAGTCACTGTCCCCAGCAGAGACACTGTCcctcacagagacactgtcctccacagagacactgtcccacacagagacactgtcctccacagagacactgtccccCAGAGAGACACTGTCCcccacagagacactgtccctAGTGAGACACTGTGCTCTGAGAGACACTGCCCCCAGAGAGACACTGTCCCCCACAGAGTCACTGTCcctcacagagacactgtccccagcagagacactgtcccccacagagacactgtccccagcagagacactgtccccagcagagacactgtcccctcacagagacactgtccctAGTGAGACACTGTGCTCTGAGCATATGTAGTTGCAGACATGTAGTTGCAGTGTTTGGCCTCCAGGGGGCAGCAGATGTTCATGGTTCTTACCGTGAGTGAGCGTAGCCGAGAGCAGGACGTTCTGTCTGGACGGTCCAGTGGAGTTCAGACTGTTTAATATGACGGTCAGATCCTTCTCAAAGCCGAGGTCCAACGTCCTGAACCCAGAGGAGGAACCGTTAGCACGAGGCTAACACAGGCTAACAGAGGCTAACCCAGGCTAACAGAGGCTAACACAGGCTAACACAGGCTAACGCAGGCTTACACAGGCTAACGCAGGCTAACCCAGGCTAACGCAGGCTAACAGAGGCTAATGCAGGCTTACACAGGCTAACGCAGGCTAACCCAGGCTAACGCAGGCTAACAGAGGCTAATGCAGGCTAACGAAGACTAATCCAGGCTAACCCAGGCTAACCCAGGCTAACACAGGCTAACGCAGGCTAATGCAGGCTAACGAAGACTAACCCAGGCTAACCCAGGCTAACCCAGACTAATGCAGGCTAACCCAGGCTAACACAGGCTAACGCAGGCTAACGTAAACATGACCCACCGGTCGGCCTCGTCCAGGACCAGCCAGCGGACGGCGCTGAAGGCGATGCTCAGGGTGTTTCTGATGTGGTCCACCAGACGTCCCGGGGTTGAGACCAGGATGTTGATTCCTTTACGGAGCCTGAAGGGAGTCGAGACATCGTCATCACCAGGACCCGTGGTCCTAAAGAGCCTCCTAGTGGCCAAACTCTACGAAAAGTAAACTAGAACCCTGAGCATCCTGGACCTGCACtggtccagggtcaggaagtgggcgtggccaCCATGTgttcagactcctcccctcaggggGCGCTGCAGAGTCACATTACTCCCAATACATTTAGTTCATACTCATGTTCATACTCATGTTCATACTCATGTTCATACTTCATACAGATGCGTAGATGTTTAttcttatatattatatatttttatgctcatagtgttgctttttattttgttgtagcATTGAGTCAAactccttgtatgtgttcacatacgtggccaataaagctgattgtGATGTTCTAAGATGCAGCTAAAGACAGAAGGTTCCTACAAAAGGTTCCTACAGAAGGTTCCTACAGAAGGTTCTCCGTTCTCAGAACATCCAGACCTACCGGGCCTTCTCCgccttcctcttctccccccccATCAGAACTCCAGGGACGATCCAGGTGAAcggctgcagagagacagacattaTGTCCACATGTTCAGACCAAcagaaaggacaggaaaggacaggaaagggggcggggccagacCTTGAGGAGCTTCTGGAAGGTGAGGAAGGTCTGCAGGGCGAGctgaggaggacagagacagggtcAGCGCGGAGACACAAACCAAAGCAGAACTGAACGGATGTGAAGTGGACTGAACCTCTCTGGTGGGGACGAGGACGACGGCCAGGGGACCGTCAGACCTGCTGACCTTCGGCTGGACACACTGAAGACTCTGGACCACCGGGACGGCGTAGGACAGAGTCTTACCTGCAGGACAGACGTTCAGATCTAATCTGGTTCATGGTGGGATTCAGTTACTAACTGCAAAAAGGaaattcttcaaaataaaagcatctgttTCAGGTTCAGAGTTGACACTGAGAcctggagacaaacacaaacacgacgAGGACAAGGACACAGGGACATGGAGACATGGGGACATACCTGATCCCGTCTGAGATCGAACCACAGCGTCTCGtccagacaggaggacaggaatGGTCTGTCTCTgaacactggacacaaggacacatGGTTAGTGTCCTCCGAGGACACGGGGACACATTAGTCCAGGGCTAGAGAGGACAAACTCACCTGGTCAGAGTGGAGACATTCAGGACCTTGTTCAGTGTCGCCACCTGGAGGACACGGTTCATATTACAGGTTTATCAGTGTATGGTCctcacagggacagagagacagacagcgTGTGTGTTTTACCAGGTGGGGGTGAAGGTGGAGGTCAGAGAAGGAGTCGGAGGAGAAAATCTGCTCCTTCACCTGAGAGATGACtggactgaggaggaggaggaggaggaggaggaggaagaggaggaggaagagagggaggaggaggtggaagaggaggagagggaggaggagggaggaggaggaggaggaggaggaggaggagggaggagaggaggaggaggggagagagggaggaggaaggaggaggaggaggaggagagggaggaggaggaggagggagaaggggaggagaggagagggaggaggaggaggaggagagagaggaggagagagggaggaggagaggaggaggagggaggaggaaggaggagaggagggaggaggagaggggaggagaaggaggaggagtgaataGAGGGAGAAGGagtagagagaggagagagaggggagaggtgaGGAGTGTTGGGAGAGATAGAGCGGAGTCTTGGACCAATCAGAGAAGGGAGGCTCctctggaccaatcagagccggGCTCctctggaccaatcagagccagtCAGgtctggaccaatcagagccggGCTCctctggaccaatcagagccgtACCTGGGCAGGTCTGGGATGTCCGGGTTGTGTTTGAACAGAGACGAAGTCTTGATGCCTCGTCCTGTTTCCTTCCCaccatccttcttcttctgtggtgtcctAGCCGTCAGGTCCGTGGGCGGAGCCTAAACgtatgaataaatacatttaaactggGTCGTCAGAATTAACTCGTTTACATTGATTAATCATCGTCctgatgaatgtgattaatgaagcatctgcagcagaacgactgtgaacgtgtcccagtttgtccaagtagcgttagcgttagcgttagcaccaaaaacacagagagggacaaatggagacacataaagtattaaACAGGAAGGAGATTTAATCCGTTAATCAGAATGAATCCACATCAACGCtcagattaatctgattaaaggtTTGAATAGTTTGACAGCTCTGGAATAAATGTGTCATCAtttgctttttctcctcttcGCCTCATGTTCCTCTGCATCTGATTCCTGTCATTTCTCtgaatctgattctgattctgaatctgaatctgattcTGAATCTGAGCTGGAGGGTTTTACCTGTGAATCAGGGGGaggagcttcctcctcctcctcctcctcctggagccTCCTCTGTTTGAAGGAGCGtctcttcacctcctctgaGGAGCTCAACCTCCTcttttctgctttctgcttcttctgaaaatcacaaaaccacaagaacttaacctggaaacacaagcaggagtgtgtgtattagtgtgtgtactagtagtgtgtgtgtgtgtgtgtgtgtgtgtgtattagtagtgtgtgtagtagtgtgttaTTAGTAGTGTGTGTTATGAgtagtgtgtattagtgtgtgttattagtgtgtgtgtgtattagtagTGTGTGTtattagtgtgtattagtgtgtgtgtattagtgtgtgtattagtgtgtgtgtgctattagtgtgtgtgtgtgtgtagtagtagtagtgtgtattagtgtgtgtattagtgtgtgtgtgtgtgtgtgtgcgtgtattagtgtgtgtgtgttattagtgtgtgtgtgtgtgtgtattagtagtgtgtgtagtagtagtagtgtgtattagtgtgtgtgtgttattagtgtgtgtgtgtgtgtgtgtgcgtgtgcgtgcgtgtgtgtgtgtgtgtgtgtgcgtgtgttattACTGACTGAGGTCCATCTCTGTTGAGGCGTCACATGTTTCTTCCTGATCGACCCTGTGGAGCTGGTGCAGATGTTCAGACACAGCTGGTCACCTActgatgacatcatcaacacgcacctaacacacacacacacacacacacacacacacacacacacacacacacacacacacacagtcttcaATCTCAAGCCAAACTTCACTCATAAAAGTGCGGATTTAACAGCTCCTCAGTCCAACACTGAGCCCAGAACCGATCAGCTGATCAGATCCTGTCCCGAACCAAAGAGGAACGCGTGACGTTACGCTCATGGTCTAATATCAGAGTTTATAAGCGAGTTTTTAACCGAGCGTCACAGACGTTAAATCCACGGATTTCTGAATGGACTCTGGCGTCAGGTTCAAACGTTtctgctaacgttagccgcATGCTAACAGAGAGTAAAGAGCGAAGTAGAACAATTAAAAGAGAACAATGAAAAACCAAAGAGAACAGACTCACCCTAGAAcccgagcacacacacacacgcggaaAACACTTCCTGCTACAGCCacgaagccccgccccctcacaGCTGCGGACATGCGCAGTAGCTTCAGTTTGAGGTTTGAGTTTAAACTGTAAGGTAAATGTAGATATAATGATGAGGGttataatgtttatatatagcaggtgttcctaataaactgATGGCAGCTTTATTACTGAGCCTCGAGTTAAAccagatgctgcagatgttgcATCAGTCTGTTGTAGCAGCACCATGTTCTTTCTGTGGTGTCCTGCAttactacatgtttacatgttatatGTTGTAGTTATGTACGTATGCTCACCTCAcatattattagtattataaCATGCTGatgctgccattattagtactttatactgttatatttatctatagaaacatgtttccatggcaacgTGTCCTCTGACAGcaacaatgaataaatgagaagaaataaaaagactcatttgatttagtttttatttacagaacCAGGACTGGACAGCGAGGACCGGTCTACtgagtccaggtgagtccaggtgagtcTAGGTGAGTCCAGATGAGTCCAGGTGAGTCTaggtgagtccaggtgagtccaggtgagtcTACTGAAtccaggtgagtccaggtgagtccaggtgagtctactgagtccaggtgagtccaggtgagtccagatgagtccaggtgagtccaggtgagtctaggtgagtccaggtgagtccaggtgagtcTACTGAATCCAGGTCAGTCCAGGTGAATCTACTGAAtccaggtgagtccaggtgagtccagATGAGTCTACtgagtccaggtgagtccagatgagtccaggtgagtccaggtgagtccaggtgagtctactgagtccaggtgagtccagatgagtccaggtgagtccaggtgagtccaggtgagtcTACTGAGTCTAGGTGAATCCAGATGAGTCCAGGTGTTACTCAGAGTTCAGTTTACTCTCCAGAGTCTCAAACACAGAGTGAGGATCCTGGTTGGCGTCAACATGAACAGAGTCTGGAAACACAGACTGAACACAGAGACCATTTATTAGACCTGAACCTGATCCAGGTCTGAGGGTCCAGACTGAACCAGGTGTTACCTGCAGGGCAGCCACGTGGATCCGGTACTGGTTCAGACGCTGTGTCACAGACTGTGGTCTGTCCTCTGGTCTGGTCTTCAGCCGGGTCTGGACCTCAGAGCTCAGAGTGGCCCGGGTCACAGCGGAGAAGCTGAGGAGGAAGCATGGGACGGTTCCACGGGTTCTACATGTTCTGCTGGTTCTACATGTTCTACAGGTTCTGAACGTACCTCTGTCCACTGGCTGGATCTGTTGCTCTCTGACTGATTCTCTCCAGACAAACGTCATCTGACAACTCCAGGAagaaaactctgaacaaaaccAGGATGTACAGCAGTAGTACTACTAGTAATACTACTGCTCTTATCTACTATAACAGTATGTTGGTAGTACcagtagtaccagtagtaccagtagtaccAGTATCGTACCTGTTGGGCTGGTGGGGGGACTCCAGGAGGGTCTTGGCCTGCTGCAGGTCTCCAGGGAAACCGTGGAGGATCCACCCTCTGAGGCTGCAGTCCACTCGACTCAGACGCTCCTCTAGAACCTGGAGCACCAGAGAGTCTGGAACTACAGCAACAAGGGTACCATTAATAACCACCCTCACCTGGTTCCACCATTAGAACCAGGTGATGACCATCATCAGAACCAGACAGACTGTGGGTACCTGGGCGCCCGGTATCCAGGTACGGGTGGATCTCTTCTCCCAGACTGGAAGCGTCAGCTGCTACTGACCTCAACAGCTGAGCACAACACACTGGAACACAACCAGAAACATCCGCTCATCAGGACCCGTCCTCCTCCAGAACCTCCTCCAGagcctcctccaggtccaggtcctctggaGGAGGCTCTGGAGGAGGCTCTGGAGCTGGGCTTGAGCCCGTTGCTACGTATGAGGCATCGTGTCATTGATCCATAGAATgagtcacatccacagactgaatcctagaatctgatctatgagactgaagagaaataaatagcagatCTACTTTAGaaccattgttgctcttcatccatgtgctattaaccaggtaaaatgattcctgctccaggagaacatctctcctcctcttctttccaccatgttctcctctctaagcctcttaaagttctcctccctgctctcagcacatctcactgcagaaccttctttaggaacctttcatctctacctccatccaggaacaactcataaaacatCAGGGTTCTAGTTTAATGTTCTTAGACTTCGTCCACCAGGAGAAACTCTTTGAGTCTTTAGGACCACGGGTCCTGGTTTGTCTTCTCTGAATCTTAAACCCATGTGTCAGTGTTTACCGTCCACCATCTTGAATTTCTCTGAGAGTAGTCGGGCCTGGTGACTCTTCCCAGACCCTGGTGGACCCAGCAGGAGGATTCTAGGAGTTCTGGAGTAACAGCGAGACCTGACGAACGCCAACACTATAAGAAGAAGTAGAAAGAGAACAGCTGTAGTtacagaccagaaccagaaccagaacacaACGTAATCTGATCACTCAACGGGTTCACAACAGATTCCACCGACTACAGGTGAGAACCAGGTCAACCAGACCCAGTCATGAGACCTTCAGGTGAAGATGTTCCAGTTAGACCAGATGTAAACCATGACCAAGCTGAGACTCCTCAGATACCTGGAGGAACATCTGGACCTCATTAGAACTGGACTTGCTGGTACCTTGCTGGTAGACGTCAGCGTCTGGTTGGTCACTGCTGATGATCTTCAGGACGTGTTGAAAGGCCGAACTCAGACCCTCCaactctctgtgctgctgctgctgctgcccccccACAAGGATCACTGGTAACACAGATATCAGCCAGATATCAGGCAGATATCAGCCAGATGTCAGACAGATATCAGGCAGATATCAGCCAGATATCAGACAGATATCAGGCAGATATCAGGCAGATATCAGACAGATATCAGGCAGATATCAGACAGATATCAGGCAGGTATCAGGCAGATATCAGACAGATATCAGGCAGGTATCAGACAGGTATCAGACAGATATCAGGCAGATATCAGCCAGATATCAGGCCGATATCAGACAGGTATCAGGCAGATGTCAGACAGATATCAGCCAGATATCAGACAGATATCAGGCAGGTATCAGACAGATATCAGGCAGATGTCAGACAGATATCAGTGTGATATCAGGCAGATATCAGGCAGATATCAGACAGATATCAGACAGATATCAGGCAGGTCCTGGTCTCACCAACGTGTTCAGGGACGACACCGAGCTGCTGCAGGGTCAGAGCCTGAAGACGAGTCTGAGGGATTCCATCCAACACCCAGCCCTggaataaacacacactaacacacattaacacacactaacacacactaacacacactaacgcacactaacacacactaacacacactaacacacattaacacacactaacacacattaacacacactaacacacataaacacacactaacacacactaacacacattaacacacactaacacacactaacacacactaacacacattaacacacactaacacacactaacacacattaacacacattaacacacataaacacacactaacacaaacacatctgtgacatgatgcattcactgacCCCAGAGGGTCTAACCCGGTCCACATCATGAAACAGCAAAGtaaaccaaccaatcaatcaatcaatcaatcaatcaatcaatcaatcaaaaaaaattattgtcaCTAGTACATCATAGTCATCAAAGTGAcaactaataaaaataacttctgTCTCTAATTAATTCACTGGTTTAttcagagaccaggaccaggaccagatagACCAGGACTAAGCAGACCCAGGACtaaccagaaccaggactagacagacccaggactaaacagaaccaggactagacagacccaggaccagataGACCAGGACTAagcagacccaggaccagataGACCAGGACTAagcagacccaggactagacagacccaggactaaccagacccaggactagacagacccaggactagacagacccaggactaagcagacccaggactaaacagaaccaggactagacagacccaggactagacagacccaggactaagcAGCAGAAAGACATGAGTCCAGTTTActctgatgtgttttattaaatattaacattctCTAATCTCCTCgttcttctttgctctaaaaCTAATGTTAAAGTCGTTACttctagtttatttttattttgttcctggTCCCTTTAGATCAAACTGGTCTGGAtgtggacagacagagacagagacagagacagagacagagacagacagagacagacagacagagacagacaggtagagacagacaggtgcaGTATTGAAGGTGACAGCAGGGGGCAGGGTGCTGATGTGAGCTGTCAATCTTTTCGTTTAGCCTGAGGCTAAAGCAGCtgttagcacacacacacacacacacacacacacacacacacacacacaccaacacactcacacacacacacacacacacacacacacacacacacacagacacacacacacacacacacactcacacacacacacacagacacacacacacacacacacacacacagtgtttagTTTAGAGGCAGAACTGAAGGATTCATCTCATTCAGCTGATGACAGGGACAGAgatagagacaaagacaaagacagggGCGGGGACAGGGACAAAGACAGGGGTGGGGACagggacaaagacagagacaggggcggggacagggacagagtcTCTGTATAGAAACACTCCACCTGGTCAAAATGACCTTTATCTTTGTCTTCAACTCATCCAGTCTGTGAATGTCCTCAGTTCCAGGTCAGGGTTTAGAtccaaaaacagttttaaaagtcATGTGTTTGTCCCCTGGATCAGATTCTATCTCAGTCTTCTCCTCTGTCCAGTCTGAAATAGATGGACTCCTCTCTCAGACCATCTGTCTCCTAG includes the following:
- the ddx31 gene encoding probable ATP-dependent RNA helicase DDX31 isoform X1, whose product is MSAAVRGRGFVAVAGSVFRVCVCARVLGCVLMMSSVGDQLCLNICTSSTGSIRKKHVTPQQRWTSKKQKAEKRRLSSSEEVKRRSFKQRRLQEEEEEEEAPPPDSQAPPTDLTARTPQKKKDGGKETGRGIKTSSLFKHNPDIPDLPSPVISQVKEQIFSSDSFSDLHLHPHLVATLNKVLNVSTLTSVQRQTIPVLLSGRDAVVRSQTGSGKTLSYAVPVVQSLQCVQPKVSRSDGPLAVVLVPTRELALQTFLTFQKLLKPFTWIVPGVLMGGEKRKAEKARLRKGINILVSTPGRLVDHIRNTLSIAFSAVRWLVLDEADRTLDLGFEKDLTVILNSLNSTGPSRQNVLLSATLTHGVTRLADVSLNEPVSIHVSGPAPSDITTVTCDPGHASQSESFAVPEALQQFVVVVPSKIRLVCLAAFILDKCKFSQNNKIIVFMSSCEAVHFLHSLFVAVLSGKPPINFLRLHGNMKQEERTDVFQQFSVSQSGVLLCTDVASRGLDLPQVTWIIQYTPPTAVAEYVHRVGRTARIGGQGSSLLFLTPAETAFISELANHNISLSEMKLLDILSSLMTDDTYKGRGKYHSKTSSRALEQDVRERATVLQTDFENFVHSGSETRQAAKKALQSFLRAYTTYPAPLKHIFHIRSLHLGHTAKSFGLRDAPQGLSSTTKTRTQTQNQNQTQNQTQNQTQNQNQNQKKSSGNKRMGLREVRLIRSEFSSGLEGGEATKKKKKKKKSGEDES
- the ddx31 gene encoding probable ATP-dependent RNA helicase DDX31 isoform X2, with the translated sequence MSAAVRGRGFVAVAGSVFRVCVCARVLGCVLMMSSVGDQLCLNICTSSTGSIRKKHVTPQQRWTSKKQKAEKRRLSSSEEVKRRSFKQRRLQEEEEEEEAPPPDSQAPPTDLTARTPQKKKDGGKETGRGIKTSSLFKHNPDIPDLPSPVISQVKEQIFSSDSFSDLHLHPHLVATLNKVLNVSTLTSVQRQTIPVLLSGRDAVVRSQTGSGKTLSYAVPVVQSLQCVQPKVSRSDGPLAVVLVPTRELALQTFLTFQKLLKPFTWIVPGVLMGGEKRKAEKARLRKGINILVSTPGRLVDHIRNTLSIAFSAVRWLVLDEADRTLDLGFEKDLTVILNSLNSTGPSRQNVLLSATLTHGVTRLADVSLNEPVSIHVSGPAPSDITTVTCDPGHASQSESFAVPEALQQFVVVVPSKIRLVCLAAFILDKCKFSQNNKIIVFMSSCEAVHFLHSLFVAVLSGKPPINFLRLHGNMKQEERTDVFQQFSVSQSGVLLCTDVASRGLDLPQVTWIIQYTPPTAVAEYVHRVGRTARIGGQGSSLLFLTPAETAFISELANHNISLSEMKLLDILSSLMTDDTYKGRGKYHSKTSSRALEQDVRERATVLQTDFENFVHSGSETRQAAKKALQSFLRAYTTYPAPLKHIFHIRSLHLGHTAKSFGLRDAPQGLSSTTKTRTQTQTQNQNQNQKKSSGNKRMGLREVRLIRSEFSSGLEGGEATKKKKKKKKSGEDES
- the ak8 gene encoding adenylate kinase 8, which codes for MDETVKPLRIPPEMSVYADKHHVSHLVQSLVSSLVMEQPDDPICFLISLLQRTSLDIPRVMLLGPAAVTRGTVAQRLSSELRAVHVTAETLLQDQSELSQHTEQGLGDELLVKLVQQRLKEIDCFNRGWVLDGIPQTRLQALTLQQLGVVPEHVVILVGGQQQQQHRELEGLSSAFQHVLKIISSDQPDADVYQQVLAFVRSRCYSRTPRILLLGPPGSGKSHQARLLSEKFKMVDVCCAQLLRSVAADASSLGEEIHPYLDTGRPVPDSLVLQVLEERLSRVDCSLRGWILHGFPGDLQQAKTLLESPHQPNRVFFLELSDDVCLERISQRATDPASGQSFSAVTRATLSSEVQTRLKTRPEDRPQSVTQRLNQYRIHVAALQSVFPDSVHVDANQDPHSVFETLESKLNSE